aatcggaaaataattccggaaacggaaatattaaatatttgttcaaaacggaaattaattccggaatcggaaatattaaatattgttcgtatcggaaatgaattccggaatcgagaatttaatcggaagcgtatcgtacgaattagcatcggacgaggagtgccagacgaaggcccagcacgaagccgggtcatcgcccagcaagccacggACAGGCAGCCGAAGCCTCGCCAAGCCCAGCGCGGAGGcaaggcccagcaaggccgcgGAGCCACAGCTCGCGGGCTGTGcatctcgcgtgggccgagtgCTTGCGGCTCGGGCTTGGGCTCGTGttcgtgcaacgcttgtgttcgttacgaatcctaaagctaatggaattcgttctatgattaaatcctaatcctaataaagatagaatttgtttaaatagaattttaataggattctaattaaactaattggtatcctaataggattctaaatccctttccataactctataaatatgagcctaggttcacaattttaGAGTGAGAATTCAATTAATctaaaagtgatttttgagagcaaaaattaaGTCACAttattgcctacaatagccgaaaattctaagtaccttaagggcgattctagttggtcaatcttaaggcggatccggacgtgctgtggactatctacggagggaagacacttggagtcttaaaAACTTGTTCTGGTTTGGTTCGGGCGCGGCTAGGGAGGGcaagctacaaagtgtatgcatctgaattatgctaaatcattatgtgttaataatatgtttcatggctttatggtttttccgcatgatttatgtttattcatatgtatcataacctaacagtggtatcacgagtatcttattattttcataatctaaattgcatgaacatggttaatttttacaaattggcaaggaattaaaggggtgattagttttcgtaattaattgcaaattgcgtttatttaattatatgtacgcagttttttcggcagaatattcgttactcaaccaaatccagtgatttttgtgtcaattccacatgtaaaaggcattctaaaattttgacaaaaataaattttttcgccgaatccagaattcccaaattcgaagcctaactatgacttttcggaggtttaagtttttcgaatgcaaaagtttgtaaaatttaagatgttaaattgaatatttgcgattcttgttgataaatcttgagtttttgattgacctacagtatatgtttaacaagttttaatgcgtagccttgttaattatacaacctaatttgtaattatgattaatttgttgaaattcgaataatttagaattgatttgattttcataattaattaataatttaattaggtacccatgattaaaaaccaccataaaaattgttaatttaagttaaattttaaatttttatgacctagatttgcatccatgttaatcggaaattaattgattaataaattttcgatttttagccctaaaaatatgaaattaatatgatatattaatttgtcattattttttaatttaaaaattttaaatttttatgaaaacgcccataaatgttgcacgcacaaagcaatggaagctacgtgttacccttaagagcAAGATTATTGAAGAGGATTTATATATCCTCTCTTCAACTCTCTTTCCTTTTCTCCTTTTGACACATCATGTTCTCTTTCTTCCACATCATTTTCCACTATctccttcctcttcatcttcctatttttatttttttccacaCATCAAAGAGGATCCTCTCTTGTTTCCTCTCTCCTACTTTACATACCCCACTATATATTATCTTtttattaaaacatttaatttagggatatttcaagtatttacaaaataaattaacctaataatttatttttctattacTATTGATAGAATAAATCGATTTGTAACCTTGACAATAATAAACTTTGTTAAAATAACATTAATAATATTACAATACAATACAATGACAATAATTAACTAACAATGTGTGCTTCAAGTACATCATGAAAAAGATGAGATGTGTGAAATATGGTTAAAATTAGGTTCATTTTAtagagaaaaaatatatataatcgtTGGTGTTTTTTTATTTACAAATAAGTTaccattttttatttattaccgTTATAAAATTATAACCGTATGTAAAATTGTCTAAAACTAGCCAATTATTAAATGACACGTGGCTCAATATATCCTCTCCCAATTACCATATATCCTCTTCACATGGAGGATATATTGTAATCCTCTACCAAGGTAGTATCCTCTCTTCCATTTCTACATCAAAGAGGATACTactttggaggagagagagtgtaaGGGAGGATGATATATCCTCCCCAATGTTCATgctttaaggggtgttgtatagtacgGGCACGcggcgacgagcaagggagctcgtcgcccgtgcggtacgaatgcaacgagcaacgatctatgcggcacgcaaggccctGAGCCTAGGCGTGCATGAGGGCATAGGCAAAAGGCATAGcacgatgcgtgtgggcagcagcacgctgcgccacaacgcaccatgcGCGCCAACAAGTAGCAGCCATGACGCAGCAATGCTGCGCGCAACGTAGCCCGCAAGGgttgcgtgtgtgcgtggcttGGGCGTGGGTGTGTATGGTTGTGCGGGGTATGTGCGACGATCAATAGGCACGGggcatgggcctcgtagctcgatggggcttgggcgcaagcccaagtgcctcgtcttgcaaagtattgatgcgtttcgttttaattttaaattttcagttcggaaataattttaattaaatttaaaattaattatttaaattatttctcggatttaattttgaatattataattattataaattttatttatactaattattttactaaaattaaacctcgGATTAATTTAttcaattcaactgaaaaataaattaaataagtggattcaattataatgttatatgagctttaaattttaattaaatttgtatgtttctggttagactagaaatacatttttatgtttaaaattagtaaagcatataaagttattggtttaagtgggagcaattttagtcataaactcttgattaggtctacaaatcctttaaggttaaacaacttgattagaattaataaggactgaataattggtagattattggtgcccttgattaattgctgcaaatatttatgtgatgcatacaacgtattttttttactaaccagctatgtgggccattcatgataatgaatgggtgaatggtatatattgtatatgtactgttttgcaggttatgaaatgactagtatggcccaaataggatagaaaatatggtatgcgtaccattaatttgaatgtaattggtctaatgtaccaaatttgtttttcaattcaaatatggtttgcgtaccatcaaatagttgtaattagtttaattatagctgatcctatttgaagaaaatggcgcctcccacgctgatattcaagacggagtttccaatccattttcaagacggactttgaagttgaagcttcaagatgaagtcgggccatactagatcacaattatctttagcatgctttaagttatttattgcttttaaatatgtcttaaatatgcatgagattgtggcttgattatgttgcatgattaaggattttagttcacttaaaatctaaccaacatagtaagagccttaagttccaaacttaaaaattgagttaaaaggtgccatgccaaaataacacttacttggatatcctttacatcgatcttagtaataggtttccgccatagcgaggtgttacttatcgatactaaaggggtaaggtacacaaataattgtgagtacatgttagtttttgtgaaacacaacgatataagtaaggagtccttttatgtcgtggcaaaatcgataggattacctaataagttcttagacgtacctatcaaccaagagtagtttctagactattagcaaaaggcttttgcttacctaaaatattttagaattgagtcttaatacataatgtgcttaattcttcaatggtttttaggatcttggaatcattttattcacaccttccggaacaataaaatcgaataaaatgccaatgacttgtttaaattacatgattgctttaattttcaagttattattcgtgataaatgtttagacgtTGCTTGCTTcgatgtatgttttaattattgtttataattaaatatcttgcactgcagtaaatccttttagaaaggtaacagtaaatttcctcgattggtagtgaatccaagaacgattcacggaaatgagagaaaatgagcaatttaaaatgtacgtttcttatagtgacttttatggttgttttcgattatcaaagtcgaatggcaaaccgattggtgcttgtggattcaaaatacaatgtagttttgagatcataaagtattgagtttaaacgctcagctttaccaatggttaacaacctaatatctttgtccatttaattctcgaatgagtctagtccctaaacattcgaatagatcgatgcttagagaattttagaagcttctggtaagatcatctagttgaaatagaatattcaacataaataaaatggtaagaactttgttggaatgacattggacatgtctaaacaaagtatacaagtcaacactagagaattcaattcttaaggctataagaaagagtacaagaaataggaaaacaaggaacaaatgaaaggaatttacgattccgtttctaactataagtttatgtttaaagagaagtgacctagcaagaAAACTTCTTTGGTATCATAtgccgcttgaggttcttacttcggtaataactcaaacaatggaagctaggctacactaatggcctacaagtgggaaatgaagcatggcaatgctacattagttgtagggtcatctagtttgttttaagtcctttcaaggctggaacttattGACtatttttgttccataatcagcatacctaaatttctgtctcaaacacagaaagactcacattcaagaaagacaaaaacaatgtttgtttgttatttgaatgaaatggtcatttacgggttgagtcaatatgcttgataaaaacaaacaactctttaacaataagaactttagtacgttcaaatcaatctcttgatttgagttccactaatctttggcattgttacttagaccatatcaacaagttaacattcaaaagttctattttgatggaattttgaaagttgattgatttctagatcattcaagacgagctagtcttacttgtttaaggtaacaaaagaaatgaactattgttagaacacctagacaatagagttcaaagctaaagaaagattttatgactttattatttcacatggttttgagtgaatatggatttatttactcaaagtgatataagtttgaatctgtttggctagttcaaagattcagaagtataaaatccacttggcaagaaatcataaagatctaggttagatcatgttgatgattacttgagaccaaaaatgatcatcaatgattgtgtgttgtaatttcacgatctagctccataagatatgccatatcttatttggaatgatcgaagtcgattggtacttgattcgatcaatgatgaatcataaagacttttcctataatttctaaaacgaaatgctcaactaccaccaaactaaaccaaattcgtcaaagctatttgaaaaggaatttcagaatatcttttcataatatatgtctaaagagttgctaaactcagtgggagcttagtatttgttattcaacaaactaaggcccatgtctagatatatgtttcattgtgatttattcaaatgagacacaagggtattgtttctaccacgaatttttgagaacataatgtttgtttgctcgaaataatgtccttttggagattcgtttccaaaatgacaagtgggagaaaatagaccttgaaaggtcttcgaggcgaacaacaaacataaacggacattccggaggcttttcgaagtgctttagaaaatccgaacacgtattctttaaggactttagaagtggctttaaaagaatggacatctcttagaagacttcacaagtgcttcaaggagaaaagaatattcaaaggactttcaagtggctgttgatattctattgtttgatgttctacccaagtaggcatagagttcaagtcactgaaactatgagattcttctattagatatgaagaaacatggagttcaggtcactggaGCTGTgggattcttctattagatagtgaagaaacctacaacttgcagtcaaactattatcattttgactcgtaagaaagctatgacgaaacccagattccctaaaatggttataGGCCATaaatagactcaatgttttagatggttaaagtccataaaacataaccaatgttttgatgacaaaattgaaattttgttgatttacaagaatagattaaacacctattggttgcaaattggttttaaggataaaaaccatcaaacatggaattgttttcacacacaaagctagattagtttctaaaggttacaagcaaattcacggtgtggattgtgttgaaacctcatgcataatcgtaatgctcaagtcttaGCAacaattgcatattggtacatatggcaattggatgacaaaacatcttcctcaatcaaatgttggaagaaactatgtacatggcatgtcataggaattgtggatccaaataaatgcttgaaaaggaaagctagcttatgaaatctaagtacagatttaagcaagcaattgggaattggaaatgtattttagtaaactaataagtattttagtttcataaaatgtacatgattcttatagatgtataggaagtttagtgggagtacataaaacataattggtcctatgtgtatcacacacatatctctctattgtgaaataacattcaaatgctaatgacttagatttgaaattattcatcaatgatggaccatggagaaacttagtacatactgggtattaagatctatctacaaagatcttagaatattgttttggattaagtaatgacatttactaaatcaaacacgaaatactccattggagatattcgacccatgtgaataaatctaagtaaaagaatgtttgaactatgtataagcatttactaagttaaacatcaaaggatccaagtgagattcttaaacctatattatatgtcaaagagtttagctggattcagtatctacggaaattgaatgagctaaagatacatgaatagaattcaattgagaataattctgcaaaagaatttatcatgtatgatataatatgaggatcgccaaaaatgtatcgtatggctttaggcatgactaacatataccaatctctattgatctaagtgaagatcaactagattgagatcaagaaaagcttatggtacttgaaaaggtacataggattagttcttgattcaaggaaataaagatatgctaaatattgatgctacacgcataaacactagcaaagggtCAAGCAAAATCCCTtttgagttaaccattgacaaggacgagctaaagagcatcgtgttttgaaataacatggattggagaccacgagttgttgcgtgggaaattaaatattaatttctatgttctaagatacagctggaaagtcttccacgtatcaatgaactgcttggataagtaaatccaaacaaagcatcaatagcaacctatacagttgaagttaaagtacttatttcctaagaagcaattaaacatggttgtttatgttaaagagttcttcattgaacttgggtagatcacatgactgccgacttgatggttcttcattgcaaaatgcgtaggacCATtcttgtagcaagaaagactagatcacaaaataaacatactcaaaagatcttatcatctatctcgaagaacattcgatggaaaggatattaagatttggcaaagcatgataactaaacctatgcaacaagtgagaagcaacactcgcattgtagcactggaaatcaagcatagctttgaattcatgaactgttttaaagatgggtttgaggcccatggttgtaaaacatcggggttgaacatttatcatatatgaaatgtatttttcatattccatttaatcttggtttagtattaaatgatgagtcccttcaatttgacgaaatattcaagatagactgtcaggaccagtcctgtgactaagaaatgtctatcaagtgaacttgaatgtcaaaagttgaaaatggtccctagtcggagttttctataaagatgaaCGCATagaaaaacgttagacgactagaatgcaagatgactagtagttttgtttcttgaactatgtggacatggcaatgtcgtaatcatttgcatagatacttactttgggaagactagtatcggtcaggcctatgaaactttactgtaagagatgaaaatctttcataagtaaatttcattaaagttattagacactaaatcctcaatacctgagtgatttgagattacttgtttcagaactgcttactttgacgttgtcaaacgTCGCACgttaaaaggaggctataaaggcaacgctcaggtaatcacctatcaaacaaagtctaatctcaagatcgcaagattgggattgtcctcccataaatcgggatgagatgctgaaagttgtacaaggccactcggagagctagaaactgtaaaatgcatggtcgtgctcggatgaatcataggctatgattatctatttatttgatcagttgaactctgaaaccgaagAACCcccctggacataataaggatgacaactcttaccttatgttcaagagcaagcatcgagagacaaaggaattaggaaatgcacacttgtccttaaggacaagtgggagactgaaggaaataatgcccttggtccaagtatgcatttaatgttaagtctaataaatgcggttcagtattaattgacaagttattaattcagtgagtccaagtgagctgaatgcctagctagaggccgcttcagttcaagtggaatgaatggtattaatccacaacttactcttgcctgaacccgtagggtcatacaaatagtacgtaaacggatcaagtatttaatggcattaaatactccatctatggatattcggaatcgacggatcttggtttcagtgggagctaagatcgtcaaaggcaaacaatgaatactccggaaacgatgatattgccggaaacggaaatatggatcgtatcggaaatataaatattatccaagtagtagatgtcgccggaaacggaaacatggtacgtatcggaaaatattattggaaatggaaaatattgccggaatcggaaatattgccggaaacggaaatattgtcagaatcggaaatattatcgaaatcggaaaataattccggaaacggaaatattaaatatttgttcgaaacggaaattaattccggaatcggaaatattaaatattgttcgtatcggaaatgaattccggaatcgagaatataatcggaagcgtatcgtacgaattagcatcggacaaggcctgccatacgaaggcccagcacgaagccgggccatcgcccagcaagccacggACAGGCAACCGAAGCCTCGCCAAGCCCAGCGCggaggccaggcccagcaaggccgcgGAGCCTCAGCTCGCGGGCTGTGCATCTCGCGTGGACCGAGTGCTTGCGCGGGGTGTGCGGCTCGGGCTTGGGCTTGTGttcgtgcaacgcttgtgttcgttacgaatcctaaagctaatggaattcgttctatgattaaatcctaatcctaataaagatagaatttgtttaaatagaattttaataggattctaattaaaataattggtatcctaataggattctaaatccctttccataactctataaatatgagcctaggttcacaattttagagtgagaattcaagtattcaaaaagtgatttttgagagcaaaaattcagtcacattattgcctacaatagccgaaaattctaagtaccttaagggcgattctagttggtcaatcttaaggcggatccggacgtgctgtggactatctacggagggacgacacttggagtcctaaagacttgttcttgttcggttcgggcgcagctagggagggcacgctagaaagtgtatgcatctgaattatgctaaatgattatgttttaacaatatgtttcctggctttatggtttttccgcatgatttatgtttattcatatgtatcataacctaacagtcagGAGAGACCCCTACTGGCACCGTCCTATCTGGACGTGTTTCATCGAGGATGATTTCATAATGTCCACCAACCGGCTCAGGTCGCCTTGCCTCCATGTGCGCCGTGGCAATGGTGAAGGTTTCTTTCTTGACTTTCTCCTCTATTTTGTCTAGCTTTCTTTTCGAGCTTGTTCGTGCTTCGTCAGTCTTCCCCCAAGCCTCGGGATTTACCGTAGTAAGATAACAATCTCTTGCTAGCTGTTGATCACCATGAATAGTGCCGACTTGGCCTTTATCACAAACATATTTCATGAGCATAAGATGAGTGACGACCACTGCTTTGGCTTGATTTAAAGTTGGGCGCCCCGGTATGATATTGTAAGCGGTGAGGTCTTTCACAATTAGAAATCGGACGTTCAGGTTCTTACTCTGATGCCGGCCTCCTACTCGTAGGGGCAGAGTGATTATCCCTTGGGGATGAATTATGCCGCCTCCGAATCCAATGATCGGGTAATATATCTTTTCAATTGTCTTAGGATCATGCTCAAGACGATTTAGACAAGCTGTGCTGATAATGTCTGACAAACTCCCCGTATCTACTAAAATACGCCTTACTTTGAGGTTTACTACCTTCAATTCAATAACCAGGGGGTCGTCGTGAGGAGTGGCGATCTTGCCCCTGTTAGATTCACAAATCTCCACTTTAGGGAAGTGGTCCATTGGAGCTTTTCCAGACAACATGACCTGCCCCAACCGGCTTGCATAGTCTTTTTGACCTCTCATTGTTGGGCCCCCAGCGGCTAGACCCCCTGAAATGACGGCCACAATTTCTGGATCAGTGTCGTTGTCATCACGGCGGTATGACGGTGACTTGCTTTTCTTGTAGAATTTTTTACCACTTCCCCCTGTGCTCGAGCTGAGATAAGATTTCAGAAATCCTTTAGCGGCTAATCCATCAAGAGCTCTACGGAGACTCTTGCAATCTTTTTTTTCATGTCCTACATCACAATGGAACTTGCAGTAAAGAGAGCTGTCCCGAGTTTCTACcggcgacttcatgggaaacGGGCGATCAATCTCATATCTATCACTGAC
This sequence is a window from Spinacia oleracea cultivar Varoflay chromosome 1, BTI_SOV_V1, whole genome shotgun sequence. Protein-coding genes within it:
- the LOC110775951 gene encoding uncharacterized protein; the encoded protein is MNAPKEPKVKPPAIDAYDCTSDPDVHLLAYRHHMYVQGTTDATWCKYFPSTLKGVASKWFEKLPLGTINTYAELEMLFSARFMAYKEEKKTSMHLGRIPQGKDESLRSYVRRFNLESGQIPDLPDGVAFDNFFRGLKKGSFKFDLVKKSVRTMANALDEAESFIHATKICSVPKESKGTETTDHPQRKEKSDKKTSRPNGTWAIEKKGYQANQSQGQKRGRPYDKERFEYNTDLYTILLDVSDRYEIDRPFPMKSPVETRDSSLYCKFHCDVGHEKKDCKSLRRALDGLAAKGFLKSYLSSSTGGSGKKFYKKSKSPSYRRDDNDTDPEIVAVISGGLAAGGPTMRGQKDYASRLGQVMLSGKAPMDHFPKVEICESNRGKIATPHDDPLVIELKVVNLKVRRILVDTGSLSDIISTACLNRLEHDPKTIEKIYYPIIGFGGGIIHPQGIITLPLRVGGRHQSKNLNVRFLIVKDLTAYNIIPGRPTLNQAKAVVVTHLMLMKYVCDKGQVGTIHGDQQLARDCYLTTVNPEAWGKTDEARTSSKRKLDKIEEKVKKETFTIATAHMEARRPEPVGGHYEIILDETRPDRTVPVGVSPDC